The proteins below are encoded in one region of Candidatus Palauibacter soopunensis:
- a CDS encoding TolC family protein yields MSAGTVGAGVGARGLSRAGGLLLLTAMGACSFAPGPRLPATVAELPAAYDAEAPPAEAAPEPRDWWRAFDDATLDRLIETALVANLDLHEAVARLEELRHRYRIARAPLFPALTLDANGNRSSTPANTGLGSQFGGDDGGESPIPGLSFNFPDRFEFTTYSASLGFAYELDFWGRLRNESGAAVRDFLASRADAETVRLTVIASTISTYLEVVSARAQLVIAEDNVDLLRERAELTRERYQAGVTNTFELYAIRQQYRTAESNLPGLRTAVDDAEGRLALLVGRYAGMIEDLLPPVLEPAIDTTPIPGGLPVSLLEDRPDVMAAFERVEAARRRVGARRAELLPTISLNGAAGRQAGEPADLRFIDQWFTNLIGGLVAPIFQGGRLRANVGAAWAQYDQALIAYARTVLDAYREVRTSLRQFENERERYAQVMEQVADARASLENQLERYQSGVGDYVEYLDARVNLNGAETTRVLAERGIGEARLAVHRALGGAWVAEDVETNEDAGGAASLPDRR; encoded by the coding sequence GTGAGCGCCGGGACGGTGGGTGCCGGGGTCGGGGCGCGCGGTCTGTCGCGAGCCGGCGGCTTGCTTCTGCTCACGGCGATGGGCGCGTGTTCGTTCGCGCCGGGCCCCCGGCTCCCGGCCACGGTGGCCGAACTCCCCGCGGCGTACGATGCGGAAGCTCCCCCGGCCGAGGCGGCGCCCGAGCCCCGCGACTGGTGGCGCGCGTTCGACGACGCGACGCTCGACCGCCTGATCGAGACGGCGCTCGTCGCCAACCTCGACCTGCACGAAGCCGTCGCGCGACTCGAGGAACTGCGGCACCGGTACCGGATCGCGCGGGCGCCGCTCTTCCCGGCGCTGACGCTCGACGCGAACGGCAACCGGTCCAGCACCCCCGCCAACACGGGGCTGGGGTCGCAGTTCGGAGGCGACGATGGCGGCGAGAGCCCGATCCCGGGGCTCAGCTTCAATTTCCCCGACCGGTTCGAGTTCACGACGTACTCGGCCTCGCTCGGCTTCGCCTACGAACTCGATTTCTGGGGCCGGCTGCGCAACGAATCCGGGGCGGCGGTCCGCGACTTCCTGGCCTCCCGGGCGGACGCGGAGACCGTGCGGCTCACGGTCATCGCGTCCACGATCTCGACGTATCTCGAGGTCGTCTCCGCGCGGGCCCAGCTCGTGATCGCCGAGGACAACGTCGATTTGCTCCGGGAGCGCGCCGAACTCACCCGCGAGCGGTATCAGGCCGGCGTCACGAACACCTTCGAACTCTACGCGATCCGGCAGCAGTACCGGACCGCCGAGTCGAACCTGCCGGGCCTGCGCACGGCCGTGGACGATGCGGAAGGGCGCCTCGCCCTCCTCGTGGGACGGTACGCGGGGATGATCGAGGATCTTCTACCGCCGGTACTCGAGCCGGCGATCGATACGACCCCGATTCCCGGCGGGCTGCCGGTGTCGCTGCTCGAGGACCGGCCCGACGTCATGGCCGCGTTCGAGCGCGTCGAGGCGGCGCGCCGCAGGGTGGGGGCGCGCCGGGCGGAACTCCTCCCCACGATCTCCCTGAACGGAGCCGCGGGGCGCCAGGCGGGCGAACCCGCGGATCTGCGATTCATCGACCAGTGGTTCACGAACCTCATCGGCGGCCTCGTCGCGCCGATCTTCCAGGGCGGCCGCCTGCGCGCCAACGTCGGGGCGGCCTGGGCGCAGTACGACCAGGCGCTGATCGCCTACGCACGCACGGTGCTGGACGCCTACCGGGAGGTGCGGACGAGCCTGCGGCAGTTCGAGAACGAGCGGGAGCGGTACGCGCAGGTCATGGAGCAGGTGGCCGACGCCCGCGCCTCGCTGGAAAACCAGTTGGAGCGCTACCAGAGCGGCGTGGGGGACTACGTCGAGTACCTGGACGCGCGGGTCAACCTGAACGGCGCCGAAACCACCCGGGTGCTCGCCGAACGCGGCATCGGAGAGGCGCGGCTCGCCGTGCACCGCGCCCTGGGCGGCGCGTGGGTGGCGGAGGATGTCGAGACGAATGAAGACGCGGGGGGCGCGGCGTCGCTCCCCGATCGGAGATAG
- a CDS encoding efflux RND transporter periplasmic adaptor subunit, which yields MEDGTRQMPHEPGDHEAPVAPPAFMKRLVQGAIVIGVGVFGFALLFGMRAEPAEVEPPRVVPTVSTVPARVTQGAIQVRGGGTVRPSAEVTIASQVGGRVIWTSPALVSGGRFVENEPLLRVDPADYENAVEAAEADVAQREVALLEAEENARLALDEWRRLAAREDLDPTPPNALVTRQPQLDAAAAALRSARARLEDARLALERTWIRAPFNGIVREETVDPGQFVAAGQSVGRLYATDAVEIVVPLSDNEAALIERLWSARAGDAATRIPVEIVSEYGGVEYAWSGYVDRAEAALDEQTRTVDVVVTVPEPFTPPEDDPRRPPLLLGSYATVDIEGTSFEEYAVVPAAAVRDGDVLWTVADDTLLVMTPVEPIQEVDDEAVVLGPIPDGTPVIVSMLLFVTDGMTVRPVQLLESAEPWQSGANGGEREGDGS from the coding sequence ATGGAAGACGGAACGCGGCAGATGCCGCACGAACCGGGAGACCACGAGGCGCCCGTCGCCCCGCCCGCGTTCATGAAGCGGCTGGTGCAGGGGGCAATCGTCATCGGCGTGGGCGTGTTCGGCTTCGCGCTGCTGTTCGGCATGCGCGCCGAACCGGCGGAAGTGGAGCCGCCGCGCGTGGTCCCCACGGTGAGCACGGTGCCCGCCCGCGTGACGCAGGGCGCGATCCAGGTGCGGGGCGGCGGCACGGTCCGCCCCAGCGCGGAGGTCACGATCGCATCCCAGGTCGGCGGGCGCGTCATCTGGACCTCGCCCGCGCTCGTAAGCGGCGGGCGCTTCGTCGAGAACGAGCCGCTCCTGCGGGTGGACCCGGCAGATTACGAGAACGCCGTCGAGGCCGCGGAGGCGGACGTCGCCCAGCGCGAGGTCGCTCTGCTGGAAGCCGAGGAGAACGCGCGTCTGGCGCTCGACGAATGGCGGCGGCTCGCCGCCCGCGAAGATCTCGACCCGACGCCGCCCAACGCGCTCGTCACGCGCCAGCCGCAACTCGACGCGGCCGCGGCGGCCCTCAGGAGCGCCCGCGCCAGGCTGGAAGATGCACGGCTGGCGCTGGAGCGGACCTGGATCCGGGCCCCGTTCAACGGGATCGTGCGCGAGGAGACGGTGGATCCCGGGCAGTTCGTCGCGGCCGGCCAGTCCGTCGGCCGCCTGTACGCGACGGACGCGGTGGAGATCGTCGTGCCGCTGAGCGACAACGAGGCGGCGCTGATCGAACGCCTGTGGAGCGCGCGCGCGGGCGATGCGGCAACCCGCATCCCGGTCGAGATCGTGTCCGAGTACGGCGGGGTCGAGTACGCGTGGTCGGGATACGTGGACCGGGCGGAGGCGGCGCTCGACGAGCAGACGCGAACGGTCGACGTCGTCGTCACCGTCCCCGAACCGTTCACGCCCCCCGAGGACGATCCCCGCCGCCCGCCGCTCCTGCTCGGCAGCTACGCGACGGTGGACATCGAAGGCACGAGCTTCGAGGAATACGCCGTCGTGCCGGCCGCCGCCGTCCGCGACGGCGATGTCCTGTGGACGGTGGCGGACGACACCCTGCTCGTCATGACCCCGGTCGAGCCGATCCAGGAAGTGGACGATGAAGCCGTGGTGCTCGGACCGATCCCGGACGGCACCCCGGTCATCGTCTCGATGCTCCTCTTCGTCACCGACGGCATGACGGTGCGCCCGGTCCAGTTGCTCGAGAGCGCCGAGCCGTGGCAATCGGGCGCCAACGGCGGCGAGCGGGAAGGAGACGGCTCATGA